A window of Lepidochelys kempii isolate rLepKem1 chromosome 1, rLepKem1.hap2, whole genome shotgun sequence contains these coding sequences:
- the LOC140911694 gene encoding olfactory receptor 52K1-like, translating into MQETPFCLRVGHLLPYSMSDSNTTDFTNPSTFILLGIPGLEMDHVWISIPFCTMYIIAVLGNFTILVIVKMEQSLHGPMYYFLCMLAVSDLVLSTSTLPKMLSIFWFNSKEINFSACLTQMYFIHSFLVMDSGILVAMALDRYVAICHPLRHSTILTNFVVGKIGLAVVLRGGMLILPYPFLTRQWPYCRTTIIPHTQCEHMAVVKLACADTHISNYYSLSVAFLVTGLDVFFIAVSYIQILRAIFSLPTKDARLKTFGTCGSHLFVILTSYIPALFSSLMHRFGNNVAVHFHVLMSNAYLLMPPMMHPIIYGVRTKQIRDRLLRLLTPKGT; encoded by the coding sequence ATGCAGGAGACACCGTTCTGCCTCAGAGTTGGACACCTTCTCCCCTACTCCATGTCTGATTCCAACACAACcgacttcaccaacccctccaccttcatcctgctgggcattcctggcctggagaTGGACCacgtctggatctccatccccttctgcaccatgTACATCATAGCCGTCTTGGGGAACTTCACCATCCTGGTCATTGTGAAGATGGAGCAGAGCCTCCAtgggcccatgtactatttcctctgcatgctggctgTCAGTGACCTGGTCCTGTCTACATCCACCCtgcccaaaatgctgagcatcttctggttcaattccaaAGAGATCAatttcagtgcctgcctcacccagatgtacttCATTCATAGCTTCTTAGTGATGGACTCTGGGATCCTAGTGGCCATGGCTTTGGATCGTTATGTGGCCATCTGccatcccctgagacattccaccatCCTGACAAACTTTGTGGTGGGCAAGATTGGCCTGGCCGTGGTGCTGCGTGGTGGCATGCTCATACTGCCCTATCCCTTTCTGACAAGACAGTGGCCATACTGCAGAACCACCATCATCCCCCACACACAGTGCGAGCACATGGCTGTGGTGAAGCTGGCCTGTGCCGACACCCACATCAGTAATTACTACAGCCTCTCTGTGGCATTCTTGGTGACAGGTCTGGATGTGTTTTTTATTGCTGTGTCGTATATCCAGATTCTCAGGGCCATCTTCAGTCTCCCCACAAAGGATGCCCGGCTCAAGACTTTTGGGACCTGCGGCTCCCACCTATTTGTCATTTTAACCTCTTACATCCcagctctcttctcctccctcatgCACCGGTTTGGTAACAATGTGGCGGTACATTTCCATGTTCTCATGTCCAATGCGTACCTTCTAATGCCCCCCATGATGCACCCCATCATCTACGGGGTGAGGACCAAACAGATCCGGGACAGGTTGCTCCGGCTACTTACTCCTAAAGGAACCTAA